In Bythopirellula goksoeyrii, a single window of DNA contains:
- a CDS encoding tetratricopeptide repeat protein — MNRKQTILGIAIILAATCVIYYPSLHGEFILDDDDYITENEFIKASDGLSSFWFSTEPVDYYPISNSSLWFQWRLWGDTPTGYHVVNLGLHIVSVLLLWRVLIRLSVPWAYFAALLFAVHPVNVETAAWISQHKGLLALVFMLLSILCFLRTIPPEPSDRLVFFRQGTGLWYALAIFFFVLASFSKGSAVILPALLVLLTWWKRKISYWDLAATVPFFVIGAIATKIHTWFQLQSPEIALLPESNLQRLLCAGTTVWFYLYKALWPLKLQFVYSRWEIDESQLMWWIPLIACVATTFMLWWYRNRWARVWWVAWCWFGIALVPVMSFADIGYMRFSLVADHYQHIAIISVVALVAGYWHGAYQLLPRIAMPAACVIVLALSFLSWKQASLYETAEALYSHTLAANPGCWLAHNNLGVALAEHGELEEAIEHHQQAIRIEPENPRGHNNLGVTLRQMDRVEEALVHYKIALEYRPDYANAHVNMGVALRKLGRTEEAVEHYKLAVKLLPNSAAAHFNLANALRELEQLQLAAEHYRLAISLDETNAYAHCSLGDILAETGQLQEAKQHLKRSIELKPDYAIALNSLSWLYATAENSSSDETANAIKLAEKAVALSEGKIPTILDTLATAYYAANMTTEALATQERAIASARESGAESIVLEFEEKYERWLKAANRIEETHP; from the coding sequence ATGAATCGAAAGCAAACAATACTTGGAATTGCTATCATTCTCGCGGCGACTTGCGTAATCTACTATCCTTCGCTGCACGGTGAATTCATCCTCGATGACGACGACTACATCACAGAAAATGAATTCATCAAGGCTTCGGATGGGCTCTCCAGTTTCTGGTTTAGCACAGAGCCGGTCGACTACTACCCGATCAGCAATTCCTCGCTCTGGTTTCAATGGCGACTGTGGGGGGATACGCCAACGGGATACCATGTTGTCAACCTGGGCCTGCATATTGTTTCGGTTTTACTCCTGTGGAGAGTGCTGATCAGGCTATCAGTACCCTGGGCCTATTTTGCAGCCCTGCTGTTTGCCGTGCATCCTGTAAATGTTGAGACCGCTGCCTGGATTTCCCAGCACAAAGGGCTCTTGGCTCTGGTGTTTATGCTACTCTCGATACTTTGCTTCCTCAGAACCATTCCTCCGGAGCCCTCTGATCGGCTTGTGTTTTTCAGACAAGGCACAGGGCTTTGGTATGCGCTGGCCATTTTCTTCTTCGTGTTGGCATCGTTCAGCAAAGGCTCCGCAGTCATATTGCCCGCACTATTGGTGCTACTCACTTGGTGGAAACGCAAGATTTCGTACTGGGACCTAGCCGCTACCGTCCCGTTCTTTGTTATTGGGGCCATTGCCACTAAAATACATACTTGGTTTCAGTTGCAAAGTCCCGAGATTGCCCTATTACCCGAAAGCAATTTACAGAGGCTCCTTTGTGCGGGCACAACGGTTTGGTTTTACTTGTACAAAGCACTGTGGCCCCTGAAATTGCAGTTCGTCTATTCACGCTGGGAAATTGACGAGTCGCAACTGATGTGGTGGATACCGCTTATCGCGTGTGTTGCCACAACGTTCATGCTGTGGTGGTATCGCAATCGTTGGGCACGTGTTTGGTGGGTTGCTTGGTGTTGGTTTGGTATCGCTCTAGTCCCCGTGATGAGCTTTGCCGACATTGGCTACATGCGATTTTCGCTGGTAGCAGATCACTACCAGCACATCGCTATCATTTCGGTTGTTGCACTAGTGGCTGGGTATTGGCATGGGGCTTACCAATTATTGCCTCGGATCGCCATGCCCGCGGCATGCGTGATTGTGCTTGCGCTGAGTTTCCTAAGCTGGAAACAAGCTTCGCTCTATGAAACTGCAGAAGCTCTGTATTCGCATACCTTGGCAGCGAATCCCGGCTGCTGGCTTGCCCATAACAACCTTGGCGTTGCTTTGGCAGAGCATGGCGAGTTGGAAGAAGCGATTGAGCATCACCAACAAGCCATTCGCATCGAGCCCGAGAACCCACGGGGACACAACAACCTTGGAGTGACTCTCCGGCAGATGGACCGAGTAGAAGAAGCACTTGTGCACTATAAAATTGCGTTGGAGTATCGGCCTGACTATGCGAATGCCCATGTCAACATGGGAGTCGCGTTACGCAAACTAGGACGCACCGAAGAAGCTGTTGAGCATTACAAGCTGGCGGTTAAACTGCTGCCGAACTCAGCCGCGGCCCACTTTAATTTAGCGAACGCATTACGAGAGCTGGAACAACTTCAGTTGGCAGCTGAACATTATCGACTGGCGATCTCACTCGACGAAACCAACGCTTATGCACACTGTAGCTTGGGAGATATCCTCGCTGAAACTGGCCAGTTGCAGGAAGCGAAGCAGCATCTTAAGCGATCTATAGAACTCAAGCCCGATTACGCCATCGCACTCAACTCCTTGTCGTGGCTCTATGCAACGGCTGAGAATTCCAGCTCAGACGAAACTGCGAATGCGATCAAATTGGCGGAGAAAGCAGTCGCCTTATCAGAGGGTAAGATACCAACCATTCTAGATACATTGGCGACAGCCTATTATGCAGCAAACATGACTACAGAAGCTCTCGCGACTCAAGAACGCGCGATTGCCTCTGCACGCGAAAGTGGTGCTGAATCAATTGTTTTGGAATTCGAAGAAAAGTACGAGCGCTGGCTGAAGGCAGCTAATCGTATCGAGGAGACCCACCCATGA
- a CDS encoding glycosyltransferase family 2 protein, whose amino-acid sequence MNSSQAPLPPEEDRLYLSVVAPCYNEESVIEELYKRVTSLCQKHGYSYEIVLVNDGSLDSTWEIHQQLCANDPEHMVAVNLSRNFGHQLALSAGLSVCRGERILIIDADLQDPPELLPDMLRKMDEGAEVVYGVRRTRYGDSFLKRTACTVFYRCLLLLSDYPIPLDSGDFRLINRRVLDALNSMPERHRFLRGMISWIGYNQVPIHYDRDSRFAGETKYPLRRLIALAIDGITTFSVKPLRLSFISGLGALLFSLLLFIYAIISWYFFPDAPRGWASLMVVVSMLGGMQLFVLGILGEYLGRVYEQSKSRPLFLIESIKRDSMQ is encoded by the coding sequence ATGAATTCTTCTCAAGCTCCGTTGCCACCGGAAGAAGATAGGCTCTACCTTTCTGTTGTAGCCCCCTGCTACAACGAAGAAAGCGTTATCGAGGAATTGTACAAACGAGTTACATCCCTATGTCAAAAGCATGGCTATAGCTACGAAATTGTGCTCGTGAACGATGGTTCACTAGACTCCACTTGGGAGATACATCAGCAGCTCTGTGCAAATGATCCAGAGCATATGGTGGCTGTCAATCTTTCTCGCAATTTCGGCCACCAGCTGGCACTTTCGGCCGGGCTGAGTGTTTGCCGAGGTGAACGCATCTTGATCATCGATGCGGATCTTCAAGACCCGCCCGAGCTTTTGCCAGATATGCTCAGAAAGATGGATGAAGGTGCAGAAGTTGTCTACGGTGTTCGTCGTACCAGGTACGGCGATTCGTTTCTCAAGCGAACTGCCTGCACGGTTTTTTATCGTTGTCTTCTATTGCTATCAGACTACCCGATCCCGCTCGATTCGGGAGACTTTCGTTTGATCAACCGAAGAGTGCTTGATGCGTTGAATTCCATGCCTGAACGGCATCGGTTTCTGCGGGGTATGATCAGTTGGATTGGATACAATCAGGTACCCATCCACTATGATCGTGACAGTCGTTTTGCGGGAGAGACAAAATACCCGCTCAGACGACTGATCGCACTCGCGATCGACGGGATTACTACATTTTCAGTGAAGCCGTTACGCCTGTCATTTATTTCAGGACTAGGAGCGTTGTTGTTTTCACTGTTGCTGTTTATCTATGCGATTATCTCGTGGTACTTTTTCCCGGACGCACCACGTGGCTGGGCAAGTCTTATGGTGGTTGTCTCTATGCTGGGGGGGATGCAGCTCTTTGTGCTTGGCATCCTCGGTGAGTATCTGGGACGCGTCTACGAACAATCTAAAAGTCGCCCCTTGTTTCTTATCGAGTCGATAAAGCGGGACTCAATGCAATAG